From the genome of Orcinus orca chromosome 5, mOrcOrc1.1, whole genome shotgun sequence, one region includes:
- the C5H21orf91 gene encoding protein EURL homolog isoform X3: MNEEEQFVSIDLNDDNICSVCKLGTDKETLSFCHVCFELNIDGIPKSNLLHTKSLRGHKDCFEKYHLIANQECPRSKLSKSTYEEVKTILSKKINWIVQYAQNKDLDSDSECSKNPQHHLFNFRHKPDKKLLPQFDSQVPKYSAKWIDGNAGGLSNCTQRILEQRENTDFGLAVLQDSGATLCHNSQLWPHSHNQEQKKEETVSSPEANVQTQHPHYSREELNSMTLGEVKQLNAELRQQIQEVFEELAHQVQEKDSLASELHVRHIAIEQLLKNYSKLPCLQMGRTGMKSHLPINN, encoded by the exons ATGAACGAAGAGGAGCAGTTTGTAAGCATTGATTTGAATGATGACAACATCTGCAGTGTTTGTAAACTGGGAACAGACAAAGAAACACTCTCCTTCTGCCACGTTTGTTTTGAGCTAAATATTGATG gaataCCAAAATCTAATCTCTTGCACACCAAATCATTAAGGGGCCATAAAGACTGCTTTGAAAAATACCATTTGATTGCAAACCAGGAGTGTCCTCGATCTAAGCTTTCAAAAAGTACTTATGAAGAAGTTAAAACCATTTTGAGTAAGAAGATAAACTGGATTGTACAATATGCACAAAATAAGGATCTGGATTCAGATTCCGAATGTTCTAAAAATCCCCAGCATCACCTGTTTAATTTCAGGCATAAGCCAGATAAAAAGTTACTCCCACAGTTTGACTCCCAAGTACCAAAGTATTCTGCAAAGTGGATAGATggaaatgcaggtggcctctcaaACTGTACACAAAGAATATTGGAACAGAGGGAAAATACGGACTTTGGGCTTGCTGTGTTACAAGATTCAGGTGCCACTTTATGCCACAATAGTCAATTGTGGCCTCATAGTCACAAccaggaacagaaaaaagaagagacagtCTCTAGTCCAGAGGCTAATGTCCAAACCCAGCATCCACATTACAGCAGAGAAGAAT TGAATTCGATGACTCTTGGTGAGGTAAAGCAACTGAATGCAGAGCTCCGACAACAAATACAGG AAGTTTTTGAAGAGTTAGCCCACCAAGTGCAAGAAAAAGATTCTTTGGCCTCAGAGCTCCATGTCCGCCACATTGCCATCGAACAGCTTCTCAAGAACTATTCCAAGTTACCGTGTCTGCAAATGGGACGAACGGGAATGAAGTCACACCTACCCATAAACAACTGA
- the C5H21orf91 gene encoding protein EURL homolog isoform X1 translates to MAPAGGGGAGARQPSPLRPPALRPETIVEEPGPRGSAAAREAGRGTMNEEEQFVSIDLNDDNICSVCKLGTDKETLSFCHVCFELNIDGIPKSNLLHTKSLRGHKDCFEKYHLIANQECPRSKLSKSTYEEVKTILSKKINWIVQYAQNKDLDSDSECSKNPQHHLFNFRHKPDKKLLPQFDSQVPKYSAKWIDGNAGGLSNCTQRILEQRENTDFGLAVLQDSGATLCHNSQLWPHSHNQEQKKEETVSSPEANVQTQHPHYSREELNSMTLGEVKQLNAELRQQIQEVFEELAHQVQEKDSLASELHVRHIAIEQLLKNYSKLPCLQMGRTGMKSHLPINN, encoded by the exons ATGGCACcggcgggagggggcggggccggcgcaCGGCAGCCTTCTCCGCTGCGGCCGCCTGCGCTGCGGCCGGAAACAATAGTGGAGGAGCCTGGGCCGCGCGGATCGGCGGCGGCGCGCGAAGCCGGACG GGGCACTATGAACGAAGAGGAGCAGTTTGTAAGCATTGATTTGAATGATGACAACATCTGCAGTGTTTGTAAACTGGGAACAGACAAAGAAACACTCTCCTTCTGCCACGTTTGTTTTGAGCTAAATATTGATG gaataCCAAAATCTAATCTCTTGCACACCAAATCATTAAGGGGCCATAAAGACTGCTTTGAAAAATACCATTTGATTGCAAACCAGGAGTGTCCTCGATCTAAGCTTTCAAAAAGTACTTATGAAGAAGTTAAAACCATTTTGAGTAAGAAGATAAACTGGATTGTACAATATGCACAAAATAAGGATCTGGATTCAGATTCCGAATGTTCTAAAAATCCCCAGCATCACCTGTTTAATTTCAGGCATAAGCCAGATAAAAAGTTACTCCCACAGTTTGACTCCCAAGTACCAAAGTATTCTGCAAAGTGGATAGATggaaatgcaggtggcctctcaaACTGTACACAAAGAATATTGGAACAGAGGGAAAATACGGACTTTGGGCTTGCTGTGTTACAAGATTCAGGTGCCACTTTATGCCACAATAGTCAATTGTGGCCTCATAGTCACAAccaggaacagaaaaaagaagagacagtCTCTAGTCCAGAGGCTAATGTCCAAACCCAGCATCCACATTACAGCAGAGAAGAAT TGAATTCGATGACTCTTGGTGAGGTAAAGCAACTGAATGCAGAGCTCCGACAACAAATACAGG AAGTTTTTGAAGAGTTAGCCCACCAAGTGCAAGAAAAAGATTCTTTGGCCTCAGAGCTCCATGTCCGCCACATTGCCATCGAACAGCTTCTCAAGAACTATTCCAAGTTACCGTGTCTGCAAATGGGACGAACGGGAATGAAGTCACACCTACCCATAAACAACTGA
- the C5H21orf91 gene encoding protein EURL homolog isoform X2, translating into MAPAGGGGAGARQPSPLRPPALRPETIVEEPGPRGSAAAREAGRGTMNEEEQFVSIDLNDDNICSVCKLGTDKETLSFCHVCFELNIDGIPKSNLLHTKSLRGHKDCFEKYHLIANQECPRSKLSKSTYEEVKTILSKKINWIVQYAQNKDLDSDSECSKNPQHHLFNFRHKPDKKLLPQFDSQVPKYSAKWIDGNAGGLSNCTQRILEQRENTDFGLAVLQDSGATLCHNSQLWPHSHNQEQKKEETVSSPEANVQTQHPHYSREELNSMTLGEVKQLNAELRQQIQGDMGSSPGPERSRMPQSS; encoded by the exons ATGGCACcggcgggagggggcggggccggcgcaCGGCAGCCTTCTCCGCTGCGGCCGCCTGCGCTGCGGCCGGAAACAATAGTGGAGGAGCCTGGGCCGCGCGGATCGGCGGCGGCGCGCGAAGCCGGACG GGGCACTATGAACGAAGAGGAGCAGTTTGTAAGCATTGATTTGAATGATGACAACATCTGCAGTGTTTGTAAACTGGGAACAGACAAAGAAACACTCTCCTTCTGCCACGTTTGTTTTGAGCTAAATATTGATG gaataCCAAAATCTAATCTCTTGCACACCAAATCATTAAGGGGCCATAAAGACTGCTTTGAAAAATACCATTTGATTGCAAACCAGGAGTGTCCTCGATCTAAGCTTTCAAAAAGTACTTATGAAGAAGTTAAAACCATTTTGAGTAAGAAGATAAACTGGATTGTACAATATGCACAAAATAAGGATCTGGATTCAGATTCCGAATGTTCTAAAAATCCCCAGCATCACCTGTTTAATTTCAGGCATAAGCCAGATAAAAAGTTACTCCCACAGTTTGACTCCCAAGTACCAAAGTATTCTGCAAAGTGGATAGATggaaatgcaggtggcctctcaaACTGTACACAAAGAATATTGGAACAGAGGGAAAATACGGACTTTGGGCTTGCTGTGTTACAAGATTCAGGTGCCACTTTATGCCACAATAGTCAATTGTGGCCTCATAGTCACAAccaggaacagaaaaaagaagagacagtCTCTAGTCCAGAGGCTAATGTCCAAACCCAGCATCCACATTACAGCAGAGAAGAAT TGAATTCGATGACTCTTGGTGAGGTAAAGCAACTGAATGCAGAGCTCCGACAACAAATACAGG gggacatgggttcgagccctggtccggaaagatcccgcatgccacagagcagctaa